Proteins from one Scylla paramamosain isolate STU-SP2022 chromosome 3, ASM3559412v1, whole genome shotgun sequence genomic window:
- the LOC135094251 gene encoding uncharacterized protein LOC135094251: MSLGSYRSAGYGETMAASGYGVSRYVDCNSALALLGFILFVDILRDIIEDVTTPEEGARGLRRRRWAARQGARDSVSGEPDILTFVSEGGDDHLYNILPSLLPPLMDGAWHREGEDCARRRVCEMNRALATEYGVSGRIFGTLLSNLVNRASYGEHSAMLEAAREGRRGEGTCASAFPACQTLTSNATWPASLTPTHLHRSPNNAL, from the exons ATGTCGCTAG GGTCGTACAGATCTGCTGGATATGGAGAGACAATGGCCGCCAGCGGTTATGG AGTGTCCCGCTACGTGGACTGCAACTCTGCTCTGGCGCTGCTCGGCTTCATCCTCTTCGTGGACATACTGAGG GATATCATCGAGGACGTGACGACCCCGGAGGAGGGAGCGAGAGGGCTGCGGAGGAGGCGGTGGGCGGCGAGGCAGGGGGCGAGGGACAGTGTGAGTGGCGAGCCTGACATCCTCACCTTCGTCAGCGAGGGAGGCGACGACCACCTGTACAATATCCTGCCAagcctccttccccctctcatg GACGGCGCGTGGCATCGGGAGGGAGAAGACTGTGCCCGCAGGAGAGTGTGTGAGATGAACCGCGCCCTGGCGACAGAGTATGGCGTGTCAGGCAGGATTTTTGGCACGCTGCTCAG TAACTTGGTGAATCGAGCATCCTATGGGGAACATTCGGCGATGCTGGAGGCTGCGCGAGAGGGGCGGCGTGGTGAAGGAACATGTGCGTCAGCCTTCCCTGCCTGCCAAACCCTCACAAGCAACGCCACCTGGCCAGCAAGTCTCACACCAACCCACCTCCATCGCTCACCCAACAACGCCCTTTAG
- the LOC135094250 gene encoding uncharacterized protein LOC135094250, giving the protein MWGSEDLTHEARGVYEAFDCAQAVALIAFIGLLSNFQDTIEEFTNQMNGKKRRRRSEGPAEGWKDALYSALEAFGYGTEVFQPASEPECLGNITQEKDVEQPDFRQMNNAISKDTFQDTSDQNEMPSNHEQDDAKQKRHFLQDLAHTGYVLALWLVDTGDGRVSGEEGHAGVCRASRSLTNTHGWLGSVAAQLLTNTLAAGLSQHQDSRELLEKAGLSAGTMVC; this is encoded by the exons ATGTGGGGGAGTGAAGACTTGACTCATGAGGCTCGTGGAGT GTACGAGGCCTTCGACTGTGCCCAGGCAGTAGCGCTCATTGCCTTCATTGGTCTCCTCTCCAATTTTCAG GACACAATAGAGGAGTTCACCAATCAGATGAACGGGAAAAAGCGGCGGCGACGCAGTGAAGGACCAGCAGAGGGATG GAAGGATGCACTTTACTCAGCCTTAGAAGCCTTTGGATATGGAACTGAGGTATTCCAGCCAGCAAGTGAACCTGAATGTTTGGGAAACATAACACAAGAAAAGGATGTTGAGCAGCCAGATTTCAGGCAGATGAACAATGCAATTTCAAAAG ATACTTTCCAGGATACCTCAGACCAGAATGAAATGCCTTCAAATCATGAGCAAGATGATGCCAAGCAGAAGAGGCATTTTCTGCAGGACCTGGCACACACTGGCTATGTGCTGGCG TTGTGGCTCGTTGACACGGGTGATGGGCGGGTGTCTGGAGAGGAAGGCCATGCTGGAGTGTGTCGTGCCAGTCGTTCCCTTACCAACACTCATGGCTGGTTGGGTTCTGTGGCAGCCCAACTATTAAC GAACACACTGGCAGCTGGCCTCTCACAGCACCAAGACAGCAGGGAGCTTCTCGAGAAGGCTGGTCTGTCTGCTGGAACCATGGTCTGCTAG